From a single Gimesia fumaroli genomic region:
- a CDS encoding carboxypeptidase regulatory-like domain-containing protein, whose amino-acid sequence MTEAWNEMTTLLNEYGGSFWNFSTVMFAQVCVLVIILLLADLVLRNKIRAVTRYWLWSLVLLKLVLPVTLSSPASAAYWLADYLPAATSAEISTEVVLSGTETIQPEISPEKSFITDRPFAVEPVNRLLPEPVLQPAAETGISPVSSLPSGEPENAMSVPLVSPEPAAILLLFWLSGVAVLCVFVALRTRRVRQLTQQAESASVEALSLLNDCCRLIGVKQGVVQLKIFDGAGSPAICGLWKPTIVLPRQLLDQLNQEQLRQVFVHELAHWKRYDLQINCFQTLLLILYFYNPMVWVAHVILRRLREQAVDETVLVTLNVKSEQYSSTLLDIAALTSLPGKVSLQLIGILEPRKPLAQRIRRIISRPIPRSARLGFVGLAMVMLTGVLLLPMSRLDRSHAADEPVVQKKKSPAVKNTKNTKETVPPPKEIVRTEQNKTQKEPSAPQGILSGRIVDDTGSPVTDAEVTLLHRNGGRLIREKTDQEGRYQFSMINKPGQHRIMIKSKRWVGIERSSDCPLVTLTDDSKTIQDITLERACQVRIDVLNEEGKPVAGARVYAKLVTDTSGFSPETVSTDRYGQATLGLKPSKFKYIIATSSPDYGFEKVMIKLDDPNKITSPLFVLQKGISVTGKVLCSDGKPPAGWKINALPDWWKFGSYPSGYEISKDGSFTLSHIVAEKYNVSVSVPSGDRLFSFKSVLSSTDLLQQKQPLSLKLNYPSPASLVSISGQIHYSGNGQPQRGFWLYANSDDPQRHGSAYIQPGKTEFRLDPIQRGKYKLRIASPGLELKGGSYTVFAPAKEIKLDVVIKGKPKLLGTVVRGDSSQPVKKYQVRAIKSRTLRGPNFVQSSRWLDVDNENGKFELEVSGPGIYVVQVAASGFAAALSEPINTDTNQGKPIQIKLTEGVTLSGTVIDEKGQPVDGATVIPLSKARGVSQRTSGAFTTEDGATKTVDGKFTLKHLGFEKESLKVTHPDYAFAIVEEIDLRASPVSDVKITLKRGGTVKGLVTNAAGQPEPNVTLFFRDQNTYNGDTASQAGLFATVVTDERGEYTVSHLPEVMCYVISAEEWTSNGVVRQTILPQNGQTSTLNLGGRPKVSGLLKVNGEPLANTRLLLAGESPNSGIFRAYTVTGSDGGFTFYGAGPAERTLYYAVPKRPNDWVRVNSFQLLAEDQDLGTIDQKIGQLTVKCTPAATENMRLKLQTYNPVWTFGLYTGILKPRSNNSAPFVYTQVPLGEYELVASRPGYPTVFQKIKITPKNQNASITLALPEGTATLRGSLDKELSGPAKVIWLKLWSEDKRLMSRVLPDEQGKFTVDHLPAGDYFLTEQDVRDSKKLLQFSLKKNEEKTLNLTPELIKKPSPKPGFRVIKVFTENGVPLPGCEIQLESATGTISRHSQQNERQHFVGTPGTYEMTATYPGFETRHQKVKLITSGADGSYTKDVTLNVLLKPVD is encoded by the coding sequence ATGACTGAAGCATGGAATGAAATGACGACTTTGCTCAATGAGTATGGCGGGAGTTTCTGGAACTTCAGCACGGTGATGTTCGCACAGGTCTGTGTACTGGTAATCATTCTCCTGCTGGCCGATTTAGTTTTACGCAACAAAATTCGCGCCGTGACCCGGTATTGGCTCTGGTCATTGGTACTGCTCAAGCTCGTTCTACCGGTTACACTATCCTCGCCTGCGAGTGCTGCCTACTGGTTGGCAGACTATCTACCTGCTGCGACCAGCGCTGAAATTTCTACCGAAGTTGTACTGAGTGGGACGGAAACTATCCAACCAGAGATCTCACCAGAAAAATCTTTCATAACAGACCGACCGTTTGCTGTTGAACCGGTCAATCGATTACTCCCCGAACCAGTGCTGCAGCCCGCAGCAGAAACTGGTATCTCACCTGTTTCCTCACTCCCCAGTGGCGAACCTGAGAACGCAATGTCCGTTCCACTGGTTTCTCCTGAACCAGCGGCAATACTTTTGCTATTCTGGTTGTCCGGTGTGGCGGTCCTGTGTGTCTTCGTTGCCCTGCGTACACGACGGGTCCGGCAACTCACACAACAGGCAGAGTCGGCATCCGTCGAGGCATTGTCATTGCTGAATGACTGTTGTCGCCTGATTGGAGTAAAGCAGGGGGTTGTGCAATTGAAAATATTTGACGGTGCAGGCAGTCCGGCCATATGCGGACTGTGGAAACCAACGATTGTGCTTCCCAGACAACTGCTGGATCAATTGAACCAGGAACAGTTGCGCCAGGTTTTCGTTCATGAACTGGCGCACTGGAAACGCTACGATTTACAAATAAACTGTTTCCAGACCCTGCTGTTAATTCTTTATTTTTATAATCCGATGGTCTGGGTTGCGCATGTGATTCTCAGGCGATTACGAGAGCAGGCCGTTGATGAAACCGTGCTGGTGACCTTGAATGTGAAGTCCGAGCAGTACTCATCAACCTTATTGGATATTGCGGCGCTGACCTCGCTTCCAGGCAAGGTCAGCTTACAATTGATTGGCATTCTTGAACCTCGTAAACCACTGGCGCAGCGGATTCGACGAATTATCTCGCGACCGATTCCCCGGTCTGCCAGGCTGGGGTTTGTCGGTTTGGCTATGGTCATGCTCACCGGCGTCTTGCTTCTGCCGATGTCCAGATTGGATCGTTCTCACGCCGCTGATGAGCCTGTGGTACAAAAGAAAAAATCACCCGCGGTTAAGAATACGAAAAATACAAAAGAGACGGTGCCGCCTCCGAAAGAGATTGTTCGGACGGAACAGAACAAAACGCAGAAAGAACCTTCTGCCCCGCAAGGCATTCTCAGTGGACGCATTGTTGACGATACCGGCTCGCCTGTGACCGATGCTGAGGTGACACTTCTCCATCGTAATGGCGGGCGATTGATTCGTGAAAAAACGGATCAGGAAGGACGCTATCAGTTCTCAATGATTAATAAGCCAGGTCAGCATCGAATCATGATCAAGTCAAAGCGTTGGGTGGGGATCGAACGCAGTTCTGATTGTCCTCTAGTGACACTCACAGACGATTCGAAGACGATACAGGATATCACACTCGAACGAGCCTGCCAGGTACGTATTGATGTCTTAAATGAGGAAGGTAAACCTGTCGCCGGAGCGCGTGTTTATGCCAAATTAGTGACAGACACAAGTGGTTTCAGTCCTGAAACCGTCAGCACCGATCGATACGGTCAAGCGACGCTTGGTTTGAAGCCTTCAAAATTCAAATACATAATCGCTACCTCGTCTCCCGATTATGGTTTTGAAAAAGTTATGATTAAGCTGGATGATCCAAATAAAATTACATCGCCACTATTCGTGCTTCAGAAGGGGATCAGCGTGACGGGTAAGGTCCTCTGTTCGGATGGAAAACCTCCTGCCGGTTGGAAAATTAACGCACTCCCCGACTGGTGGAAATTTGGTAGTTATCCGTCTGGTTATGAAATTAGCAAAGATGGATCATTTACACTTTCGCATATTGTTGCAGAGAAATACAACGTTTCGGTTTCCGTCCCATCGGGTGACCGGCTCTTTTCCTTTAAATCGGTACTCAGTTCCACGGACCTTTTGCAGCAGAAACAGCCACTCTCACTGAAACTGAATTATCCTTCCCCGGCATCCCTGGTCTCAATATCCGGTCAGATTCATTATTCAGGTAATGGGCAGCCGCAGCGTGGATTCTGGCTTTACGCGAATTCTGATGACCCACAGCGTCATGGCAGTGCATATATTCAACCGGGTAAGACAGAATTCCGTTTGGATCCGATTCAACGTGGTAAATATAAGCTCAGGATAGCATCTCCCGGACTTGAATTGAAAGGTGGCAGCTACACAGTGTTCGCTCCCGCGAAAGAGATCAAGCTGGATGTGGTGATAAAGGGGAAACCGAAGTTACTGGGCACGGTCGTACGCGGCGATTCTTCTCAGCCAGTCAAAAAGTACCAGGTTCGCGCGATCAAGTCCCGCACTTTACGCGGTCCTAATTTCGTGCAGAGTTCCCGCTGGTTGGATGTCGATAACGAGAACGGGAAATTCGAACTCGAAGTCAGTGGACCAGGGATCTATGTGGTCCAGGTTGCCGCATCTGGTTTTGCGGCAGCTCTCAGCGAACCGATCAATACCGACACAAACCAAGGGAAACCGATTCAGATTAAACTGACAGAGGGGGTAACGCTTTCCGGAACGGTAATTGATGAGAAGGGACAGCCGGTCGATGGTGCGACGGTAATTCCACTCTCTAAGGCCAGAGGTGTTTCTCAAAGGACATCAGGAGCGTTTACAACAGAGGACGGGGCTACAAAAACCGTTGATGGGAAATTTACGCTCAAGCACCTTGGTTTCGAAAAAGAGTCCTTGAAAGTCACTCACCCGGACTATGCTTTTGCAATTGTCGAAGAGATTGATCTCAGAGCCAGTCCGGTATCTGACGTCAAGATTACTCTCAAACGTGGCGGCACTGTTAAAGGGCTCGTTACGAATGCAGCAGGCCAGCCGGAACCGAATGTGACGTTATTTTTCCGGGATCAGAATACTTATAATGGTGATACAGCCAGTCAGGCCGGACTTTTTGCGACCGTGGTTACGGATGAAAGAGGTGAGTATACGGTCTCTCATCTGCCCGAAGTGATGTGTTATGTGATTAGCGCCGAGGAATGGACTTCTAATGGCGTTGTTCGGCAGACCATTCTGCCTCAGAATGGTCAGACCAGCACTCTCAATTTAGGCGGTCGCCCCAAAGTATCAGGTCTGTTGAAAGTTAATGGCGAGCCACTGGCGAATACGCGACTGCTGTTGGCCGGCGAGAGTCCGAATTCTGGCATCTTTCGTGCTTATACAGTCACCGGCAGCGATGGCGGTTTTACCTTCTATGGCGCTGGTCCTGCTGAACGTACCTTGTACTATGCTGTTCCCAAGCGACCCAATGATTGGGTACGAGTCAATTCATTCCAGTTGCTCGCGGAAGATCAAGATCTCGGCACCATAGATCAGAAGATTGGTCAACTTACTGTAAAATGCACACCTGCGGCTACCGAAAACATGCGATTGAAACTTCAGACTTATAACCCCGTCTGGACGTTTGGCTTGTACACGGGAATCCTGAAGCCGCGGAGTAATAACAGCGCTCCCTTTGTTTATACTCAGGTTCCATTGGGGGAATATGAACTTGTTGCTTCGCGGCCCGGTTATCCGACTGTCTTTCAGAAAATTAAGATCACACCGAAAAATCAGAATGCCAGTATAACGTTAGCGTTGCCAGAGGGGACGGCAACTCTGCGCGGCAGCCTCGATAAAGAACTGTCTGGACCGGCGAAAGTCATCTGGCTCAAATTATGGAGTGAGGATAAACGGCTGATGAGTCGGGTCTTGCCGGACGAGCAGGGAAAATTTACAGTCGATCATCTTCCCGCAGGGGACTATTTTCTGACAGAGCAGGACGTTCGCGATTCAAAAAAGTTACTTCAGTTCTCTCTGAAAAAGAATGAAGAAAAAACGTTAAATCTGACGCCTGAACTGATCAAGAAACCCTCTCCCAAACCTGGTTTTCGAGTGATTAAGGTCTTCACCGAAAATGGTGTTCCCTTACCGGGATGTGAAATTCAACTGGAAAGTGCGACTGGCACAATCTCACGACATAGCCAGCAGAATGAAAGGCAGCATTTCGTCGGAACACCGGGAACATACGAAATGACTGCCACTTATCCGGGATTTGAAACGCGACATCAGAAAGTTAAACTGATTACATCGGGCGCGGACGGGAGCTACACCAAAGACGTAACACTGAATGTCCTGCTCAAACCAGTTGATTAG
- a CDS encoding BlaI/MecI/CopY family transcriptional regulator, which translates to MGKKKKAEKSTTAMTDVEWVIMNVVWEHEPCAAGTVQEQLADTHAWAYSTVKTTMDRMVTKGLLTRESIRNLNLFSAAVSPANAKRGELKRLLKRAFDGALTPMLQFIVDEEELSAEEIQQLRKLISRADRKSE; encoded by the coding sequence ATGGGCAAAAAAAAGAAAGCTGAAAAATCAACGACAGCGATGACCGATGTGGAATGGGTCATCATGAACGTCGTCTGGGAACACGAGCCGTGTGCAGCGGGAACGGTTCAGGAACAATTAGCAGACACACACGCCTGGGCTTACAGCACTGTCAAAACCACGATGGACCGCATGGTGACAAAGGGGCTGTTAACAAGAGAGTCGATCCGCAACCTGAATCTGTTCAGTGCGGCAGTGAGCCCTGCGAATGCGAAACGAGGTGAGTTGAAGCGTTTGTTGAAACGTGCGTTTGATGGCGCTCTCACTCCCATGCTGCAATTCATCGTTGATGAAGAAGAACTCTCGGCTGAAGAGATTCAACAGCTTCGCAAATTAATCAGCCGCGCCGACCGGAAGTCTGAGTAA
- a CDS encoding DUF1501 domain-containing protein, with protein sequence MQRRQFLVASGLGFAGMRFGTPTTAAPQTTAPPAKKSAKSTILFFLCGGASHLDMWDLKPNAPSDYRGPFQPIQTSAPGVRLSEHLPMLAKQAHHLALVNSVGATVNTNDHHAGYYHNLTGHIPDQSFVTKGNNRTPQPDDWPFMGSVVAERRPAHKSLPNAITLPHMPSRAPYTRPGQFAAKLGVEHDPMYIQGTREEPLKLRGPALSLQGNISPDRLTERRSLLNQLDSARRDFDDFAEIATMNKQQERAFSLLLSSESTSAFDLHEESPATIERYGKTINGMSLLAARRLVEAGVPFVTVFWKGDLNRLGKKCKSAGSWDTHGSNFECLKEDLLPEFDRAYSALIEDLATRGMLDETLVMVTSEMGRKPKIGDPRSGGKTGAGRDHWTHCLTDVLAGGGIKGGQTYGASDRYGEYPLKSPVTPADITHTVYHAMGIHDLIAYDKLDRPYFLLEDSQPLTALF encoded by the coding sequence ATGCAACGGCGGCAATTTCTGGTGGCTTCGGGTCTTGGCTTTGCCGGAATGCGATTTGGAACTCCCACAACTGCGGCTCCCCAGACGACGGCTCCCCCTGCGAAGAAGTCGGCGAAATCGACCATCCTGTTCTTTCTGTGTGGCGGTGCGTCGCATCTTGATATGTGGGATCTGAAGCCGAATGCCCCCTCGGATTATCGGGGTCCGTTTCAGCCGATTCAAACGTCGGCTCCGGGAGTCCGGCTCTCCGAACATCTGCCGATGCTGGCGAAACAAGCCCATCATCTGGCCTTGGTGAATTCGGTCGGGGCAACGGTGAATACGAACGACCATCACGCCGGCTACTATCACAATCTGACCGGGCATATTCCGGATCAGTCTTTTGTCACCAAAGGAAACAATCGCACGCCACAACCGGATGACTGGCCCTTTATGGGTTCAGTGGTCGCGGAACGTCGTCCCGCGCATAAGAGTCTGCCCAATGCGATCACCCTGCCGCACATGCCCAGCCGGGCACCGTATACTCGACCGGGACAGTTTGCTGCGAAGCTCGGCGTCGAACACGATCCGATGTATATTCAAGGTACCCGGGAAGAGCCGCTCAAGCTCCGCGGGCCGGCACTTTCGCTGCAAGGAAACATTTCTCCCGATCGACTGACTGAGCGACGGTCCCTGTTGAATCAACTCGATTCCGCGAGACGCGACTTCGATGATTTCGCTGAGATCGCCACGATGAACAAGCAGCAGGAGCGGGCGTTCTCACTATTGCTGTCGTCAGAGTCGACATCCGCCTTCGATCTGCATGAAGAGTCGCCAGCAACGATCGAACGCTACGGAAAAACAATCAACGGCATGAGCCTGCTTGCCGCCCGTCGACTGGTCGAAGCCGGCGTTCCCTTCGTAACAGTCTTCTGGAAAGGGGATCTCAATCGCCTGGGTAAAAAGTGCAAGAGTGCAGGAAGCTGGGACACGCACGGCAGCAATTTCGAATGCCTGAAAGAAGACTTGCTGCCCGAATTCGACCGCGCTTATTCTGCCTTAATTGAGGATCTGGCCACTCGTGGCATGCTGGATGAAACTCTGGTGATGGTCACCAGTGAAATGGGCCGCAAACCGAAGATCGGCGATCCGCGTTCCGGCGGCAAGACCGGCGCGGGCCGCGATCACTGGACGCACTGTTTGACCGACGTTTTGGCCGGCGGCGGAATCAAGGGGGGCCAGACCTACGGCGCCAGCGACCGCTACGGCGAATATCCGCTCAAAAGCCCGGTCACCCCCGCGGATATCACGCACACCGTCTACCACGCCATGGGCATCCACGACCTGATCGCCTACGACAAACTGGACCGGCCCTATTTTCTGCTCGAAGATTCCCAACCGCTGACGGCGCTGTTTTGA
- a CDS encoding HNH endonuclease — translation MIFDYPVERQTRRHGPAGYTSYGQFRAWLRDEFTFRCIYCLKRETWGQVTGDYELDHFEPQSSNPELRLDYENLVYACRRCNLTKSAQKIENPLTLLCSERVSTLEDGTLETPDIETKRLILQLDLNSSNLKNWRILWMRIVELAERNNPELYDQIAGFPDLLPDLSTLRPPVNHRIEGINESWFARRERDELPRTY, via the coding sequence TTGATTTTCGACTATCCAGTTGAGCGGCAAACCCGAAGGCATGGTCCTGCCGGTTATACAAGCTATGGACAGTTTCGCGCGTGGCTCCGCGATGAATTTACATTTCGCTGCATCTATTGCCTGAAGCGTGAAACCTGGGGACAGGTGACCGGGGATTATGAACTGGATCATTTTGAACCGCAATCGTCGAATCCTGAGTTGCGTTTAGATTATGAAAATCTGGTTTATGCATGTCGTCGCTGTAACCTGACGAAATCAGCACAGAAGATTGAAAATCCTCTCACGTTACTCTGTTCAGAAAGAGTCTCCACATTAGAGGACGGAACCCTGGAAACACCGGATATTGAAACAAAACGCTTAATCTTGCAGTTGGACCTGAATTCTTCAAATCTGAAAAATTGGAGAATTCTGTGGATGCGCATTGTTGAGCTTGCAGAAAGAAATAATCCAGAGTTGTATGATCAAATTGCTGGGTTTCCAGATCTGCTCCCCGACTTAAGTACGCTGAGACCACCAGTTAATCATCGTATTGAAGGAATTAATGAATCCTGGTTTGCCAGACGGGAACGCGACGAATTACCCCGTACTTACTGA
- a CDS encoding RNA polymerase sigma factor, whose protein sequence is MNLTQLIELYRGPLVGLIASWGAPWGDAKEIAQDSFAEAYLKRESCRGDWEQPEVFGVWLRGVARNRHRNWARSRKRRRNHITSVEPTVLESVAAPPETKPSPELEQLRAAIEQLPTRQRQVILMHYLEETSVKEVAILLEISAKTVEGRLYQARRALRRMLDGKVSSTQIGRMLLCL, encoded by the coding sequence ATGAACCTGACACAATTGATTGAACTCTATCGAGGGCCGCTTGTAGGCCTGATTGCTTCCTGGGGGGCTCCCTGGGGTGACGCGAAGGAAATTGCGCAGGATAGCTTCGCGGAAGCGTATCTGAAGCGTGAATCCTGTCGTGGTGACTGGGAGCAGCCTGAAGTCTTTGGCGTGTGGCTGCGTGGTGTCGCCCGCAATCGGCATCGCAACTGGGCGCGCAGTCGCAAACGACGGCGAAATCATATTACGTCGGTCGAACCCACCGTTCTGGAATCGGTTGCGGCTCCCCCCGAAACTAAGCCCTCACCGGAACTGGAACAACTACGCGCCGCGATTGAGCAACTCCCCACCAGACAACGCCAGGTGATTTTGATGCACTATCTGGAAGAGACCAGCGTCAAGGAGGTCGCGATATTGCTGGAGATCAGCGCCAAGACCGTGGAAGGGCGTCTCTATCAGGCACGTCGGGCGTTACGACGGATGCTCGATGGAAAAGTTTCTTCGACTCAAATAGGAAGGATGTTGCTATGTCTGTAG
- a CDS encoding YybH family protein, with the protein MQNDEQEIRELVSTWLVATKAGDTETVLDLMADDVVFLVPGEPPMVGKTPYIEAAQPYPDQLVPDIDGTSEIQEIKILGDWAFMWSEMVVTITPTAGAPVKRMGHTLSILHKEDGKWRIAREANMLVPVTVEETESYSLGPAALS; encoded by the coding sequence ATGCAAAATGACGAACAGGAAATTCGCGAATTAGTCAGTACGTGGCTGGTAGCAACCAAAGCGGGTGACACGGAAACCGTTCTTGACCTGATGGCAGATGACGTCGTGTTCCTGGTACCGGGCGAACCGCCGATGGTAGGAAAAACGCCTTATATCGAGGCCGCTCAGCCCTACCCGGACCAGTTGGTTCCGGATATCGATGGCACCAGTGAAATCCAGGAAATCAAGATTCTGGGCGACTGGGCTTTCATGTGGTCTGAGATGGTCGTGACCATCACACCTACGGCTGGTGCACCGGTAAAGCGAATGGGGCATACACTATCCATCCTGCACAAAGAAGATGGCAAATGGCGCATCGCCCGCGAAGCCAACATGCTGGTACCAGTGACGGTAGAAGAGACAGAATCGTACTCCTTAGGACCTGCAGCGCTGAGTTAA
- a CDS encoding sulfatase yields MSPHFSRGLQRVAVFCLISFLLAVPVQAASLQNETQMHPNIVVFLVDDMGVMDTSVPFLTDAAGKPKRYPLNDYYITPNMEQLAKQGIRFNHFYAMSVCSPTRISIMTGQNAARHHATNWINPRKNNAGPQGPPDWNWEGLKKDDVTLARLLQKAGYRTIHVGKGHFGANGFPGAEPLNLGFDVNIAGAAFGAPGSYYGAKNFGLGTRRAHHAVPHLGKYHGTDIFLTEAITIEANAALASAVKADQPFYLYMAQYAVHAPFDSDPRFADHYQDSGKPKNAQAFATLIEGMDKSLGDIMKQLDALGVAENTLIFFLGDNGSDAPLGHQHAVACAAPLRGKKGAHYEGGMRVPFIAAWAKPNPNNPFQKQLPIPADVIQPQVAAVQDLFPTILEITDVKAPEKYTVDGKRLNKLLLGDRDKSRQEVFLMHYPHSPHRSSYFTTLRIGDWKVIYHYVPSKESEGSHYQLYNLAEDPFEQHNLAESEPKRLKRMMKALVKSMKQHDAQYPVEKGTNKPMLPKVP; encoded by the coding sequence ATGAGTCCTCATTTCTCACGCGGTTTACAACGGGTTGCTGTTTTCTGTCTGATTTCGTTTCTCTTAGCCGTCCCCGTGCAGGCTGCGAGTCTTCAAAACGAAACGCAGATGCATCCAAATATCGTGGTGTTTCTGGTCGATGATATGGGAGTGATGGATACGTCGGTTCCTTTTTTGACTGATGCGGCAGGAAAGCCGAAACGCTACCCACTGAATGATTATTATATTACCCCCAATATGGAGCAACTGGCAAAGCAGGGGATTCGCTTTAATCACTTTTATGCGATGAGTGTCTGCTCACCGACGCGCATTTCGATCATGACCGGTCAGAATGCCGCGCGGCACCATGCGACGAACTGGATTAATCCCAGAAAAAACAACGCCGGACCACAGGGGCCGCCCGACTGGAACTGGGAAGGCTTGAAGAAAGACGATGTCACGTTAGCGCGTCTGCTGCAAAAAGCAGGCTATCGTACGATCCATGTCGGGAAAGGGCACTTCGGCGCCAACGGGTTTCCCGGAGCGGAGCCGCTGAATCTGGGGTTTGATGTGAATATTGCGGGGGCTGCCTTCGGTGCGCCGGGTAGTTACTATGGCGCGAAGAATTTCGGACTCGGCACACGACGCGCACATCACGCTGTACCACACCTGGGGAAATATCATGGCACCGATATCTTTCTGACGGAAGCAATCACGATTGAAGCCAATGCCGCTCTCGCGTCTGCCGTCAAAGCCGACCAACCGTTTTACCTTTATATGGCGCAATACGCGGTGCATGCGCCCTTTGATTCCGATCCCCGATTTGCCGACCATTATCAGGATTCGGGAAAACCGAAAAATGCGCAGGCATTTGCCACGTTGATTGAGGGTATGGACAAATCGCTGGGCGATATCATGAAACAACTCGATGCACTGGGCGTTGCCGAAAATACGCTGATCTTCTTCCTGGGAGACAACGGCTCCGATGCACCACTGGGGCATCAGCATGCCGTTGCTTGTGCTGCGCCGCTGCGAGGTAAGAAAGGCGCCCACTATGAAGGGGGCATGCGTGTGCCGTTCATCGCGGCCTGGGCGAAACCAAATCCCAATAACCCATTTCAGAAACAGTTGCCGATTCCCGCAGATGTGATTCAGCCTCAGGTTGCTGCGGTTCAGGATCTGTTCCCAACCATTTTGGAAATTACCGACGTTAAAGCTCCTGAGAAATACACAGTGGACGGAAAACGGCTCAACAAACTGTTGCTCGGCGATCGGGACAAATCGCGACAGGAAGTCTTCCTGATGCATTATCCACATTCGCCGCACCGTAGTAGTTACTTCACCACGCTTCGCATCGGGGACTGGAAAGTGATTTATCACTATGTTCCTTCCAAAGAATCGGAAGGCTCCCATTATCAACTTTACAATCTGGCGGAAGATCCCTTTGAGCAGCATAACCTGGCAGAATCAGAACCGAAGCGGCTCAAACGTATGATGAAGGCACTCGTCAAAAGCATGAAGCAGCATGATGCGCAATACCCGGTCGAAAAAGGAACGAATAAACCGATGCTGCCGAAAGTGCCCTGA
- a CDS encoding BlaI/MecI/CopY family transcriptional regulator, which yields MNAKQLGRVQLQIMQVLWDRGRANAREITDTLNESSEIAHSTVQTLLRQLEAKQAIAHDVEERTFVFYPLIKEDKVTRQATRELINKIFDGSASGLVAYLLENEKIPKSELQRLRKLINDES from the coding sequence ATGAATGCCAAGCAACTGGGGCGCGTACAACTGCAAATCATGCAGGTACTCTGGGATCGGGGCCGCGCCAATGCGCGTGAGATTACCGATACACTGAATGAAAGCAGTGAGATCGCGCATAGCACTGTCCAGACACTGCTGCGACAACTCGAAGCCAAGCAGGCGATTGCCCATGATGTCGAGGAACGCACGTTTGTGTTTTATCCTCTGATCAAAGAAGACAAAGTCACGCGGCAGGCCACACGCGAACTGATTAATAAGATTTTTGATGGCTCCGCTTCAGGACTGGTCGCCTATCTGCTTGAAAATGAGAAAATTCCCAAGTCGGAATTACAGCGGCTGCGCAAACTGATCAACGACGAGTCGTAA